From a region of the Globicephala melas chromosome 19, mGloMel1.2, whole genome shotgun sequence genome:
- the ESRP2 gene encoding epithelial splicing regulatory protein 2 isoform X6 has product MTPPPPQPPPSGPNPAADSAADPRPGPGPLVVLFGATAGALGQDLGSDETDLILLVWQVVEPRSRQVGTLHKSLVRAEAAALSPQCREASGLSADSLARAEPLDKVLQQFSQLVSGDVALLGGGPYTLCTDGQQLLRQVLHPEASRKNLALPDTFFSFYDLRREFHVQHPSTHPARDLTVATMAQDLGLETDATEDDFGVWEVKTMVAVILHLLDGPSGQLFSKPEVVKQKYETGPCSKADVVDSETVVRARGLPWQSSDQDVARFFTGLNIARGGVALCLNAQGRRNGEALIRFVDSEQRDLALQRHKHHMGVRYIEVYKATGEEFVKIAGGTSLEVARFLSREDQVILRLRGLPFSAGPADVLGFLGPECPVTGGADGLLFVRHPDGRPTGDAFALFACEELAQAALRRHKGTLGKRYIELFRSTAAEVQQVLNRYASSPLLPTLTAPLLPIPFPLAAGTGRDCVRLRGLPYTATIEDILSFLGEAAADIRPHGVHMVLNQQGRPSGDAFIQMTSAERALAAAQRCHKKAMKERYVEVVPCSTEEMSHVLMGGTLGRSGMSPPPCKLPCLSPPTYATFQATPTLIPTETAALYPSSALLPAARVPAAPTPVAYYPGPATQLYMNYTAYYPSPPVSPTTVGYLTTPPAALASAPTSVLSQPGALVRMQGVPYTAGMKDLLSIFQAYQLAPDDYTSLMPVGDPPRTVLQAPKEWVCL; this is encoded by the exons ATGACTCCGCCGCCACCCCAGCCACCGCCCTCAGGCCCGAACCCCGCCGCAGACTCCGCTGCCGACCCCCGTCCCGGGCCTGGACCCCTGGTAGTACTGTTCGGGGCCACGGCGGGTGCGCTGGGGCAGGACCTGGGCTCCGACGAGACCGACTTAATCCTCCTAGTCTGGCAAGTGGTGGAGCCGCGGAGCCGCCAG GTGGGGACATTGCATAAATCGCTGGTACGCGCCGAGGCGGCCGCGCTGAGCCCGCAGTGCCGCGAGGCGAGCGGCCTGAGCGCCGACAGCCTGGCGCGGGCCGAGCCGCTGGACAAGGTGCTGCAGCAG TTCTCACAGCTGGTGAGCGGGGATGTGGCTTTGCTGGGCGGGGGCCCCTACACGCTCTGCACTGATGGGCAGCAGCTGCTGCGACAGGTCCTGCACCCTGAGGCCTCCAGGAAG AACCTGGCGCTCCCCGACACCTTCTTCTCCTTCTACGACCTCCGCAGAGAGTTCCACGTGCAGCACCCGAGCACCCACCCTGCCAGGGACCTCACTGTGGCCACCATGGCACAGG ACTTGGGGCTGGAGACGGATGCCACAGAGGACGATTTTGGGGTGTGGGAAGTGAAGACAATGGTAGCTGTCATCCTCCACCTGCTTGATGGACCCAGCG GTCAACTGTTTTCGAAGCCCGAAGTGGTAAAGCAGAAATATGAGACAGGGCCTTG CAGCAAGGCCGACGTGGTGGACAGCGAGACTGTGGTTCGGGCTCGTGGCCTGCCCTGGCAGTCGTCAGACCAGGACGTGGCTAGATTCTTCACAGGGCTTAATATTGCCAG GGGTGGTGTAGCACTGTGCCTCAATGCCCAGGGCCGCAGAAATGGTGAGGCCCTCATCCGTTTTGTGGACAGCGAGCAGCGGGACCTAGCACTGCAGAGACACAAGCACCACATGGGTGTCCGCTATATTGAG GTATATAAAGCAACAGGAGAGGAGTTTGTAAAGATCGCAGGGG GCACTTCACTAGAGGTGGCTCGTTTCCTGTCACGGGAAGACCAAGTGATCCTGCGGCTGCGGGGACTGCCCTTCTCGGCTGGGCCAGCAGATGTGCTAGGCTTCCTGGGGCCAGAGTGCCCAGTGACTGGGGGTGCCGATGGGCTGCTCTTTGTGCGCCACCCTGACGGCCGGCCCACTGGTGATGCCTTTGCCCTCTTCGCCTGTGAGGAGCTGGCACAGGCTGCATTACGCAGGCATAAGGGCACGCTGGGTAAGCGATACATTGAACTCTTCCGGAGCACTGCAGCCGAGGTGCAGCAG GTCCTGAACCGCTATGCCTCCAGCCCACTCCTTCCCACACTGACTGCTCCACTGCTGCCTATCCCCTTCCCACTGGCAGCTGGGACCGGGAGAGACTGTGTACGCCTTCGAGGCCTGCCCTACACAGCCACCATCGAAGACATCCTAAGCTTTCTGGGGGAGGCAGCGGCTGACATTCGGCCCCATGGTGTGCACATGGTACTCAACCAGCAG GGCCGGCCGTCGGGTGATGCCTTCATCCAGATGACATCAGCAGAGCGGGCCCTAGCTGCTGCTCAGCGTTGCCATAAGAAAGCAATGAAGGAACGCTATGTGGAGGTGGTCCCCTGCTCCACAGAGGAGATGAGCCATGTCCTAATGGGGGGCACCTTGGGCCGCAGTGGCATGTCCCCTCCACCCTGCAAGCTGCCCT GCCTCTCACCGCCCACCTACGCCACCTTCCAGGCCACCCCAACACTCATTCCCACTGAGACAGCAGCTCTGTATCCCTCTTCAGCACTGCTCCCAGCCGCCAGGGTGCCCGCTGCCCCCACCCCGGTTGCCTACTACCCAGGGCCAGCCACTCAACTCTACATGAACTACACAGCTTACTACCCCAG CCCCCCAGTCTCCCCCACCACTGTGGGCTACCTCACCACGCCCCCTGCTGCCCTGGCCTCTGCTCCCACCTCAGTGTTGTCCCAGCCAGGAGCCCTGGTCCGTATGCAGGGTGTCCCATACACAGCTGGTATGAAGGATCTGCTCAGCATCTTCCAGGCCTACCAG CTAGCCCCTGATGACTACACCAGTCTGATGCCTGTTGGTGACCCACCTCGCACTGTGCTACAGGCCCCCAAAGAATGGGTGTGTTTGTAG
- the ESRP2 gene encoding epithelial splicing regulatory protein 2 isoform X7, translating to MTPPPPQPPPSGPNPAADSAADPRPGPGPLVVLFGATAGALGQDLGSDETDLILLVWQVVEPRSRQVGTLHKSLVRAEAAALSPQCREASGLSADSLARAEPLDKVLQQFSQLVSGDVALLGGGPYTLCTDGQQLLRQVLHPEASRKNLALPDTFFSFYDLRREFHVQHPSTHPARDLTVATMAQDLGLETDATEDDFGVWEVKTMVAVILHLLDGPSGQLFSKPEVVKQKYETGPCKADVVDSETVVRARGLPWQSSDQDVARFFTGLNIARGGVALCLNAQGRRNGEALIRFVDSEQRDLALQRHKHHMGVRYIEVYKATGEEFVKIAGGTSLEVARFLSREDQVILRLRGLPFSAGPADVLGFLGPECPVTGGADGLLFVRHPDGRPTGDAFALFACEELAQAALRRHKGTLGKRYIELFRSTAAEVQQVLNRYASSPLLPTLTAPLLPIPFPLAAGTGRDCVRLRGLPYTATIEDILSFLGEAAADIRPHGVHMVLNQQGRPSGDAFIQMTSAERALAAAQRCHKKAMKERYVEVVPCSTEEMSHVLMGGTLGRSGMSPPPCKLPCLSPPTYATFQATPTLIPTETAALYPSSALLPAARVPAAPTPVAYYPGPATQLYMNYTAYYPSPPVSPTTVGYLTTPPAALASAPTSVLSQPGALVRMQGVPYTAGMKDLLSIFQAYQLAPDDYTSLMPVGDPPRTVLQAPKEWVCL from the exons ATGACTCCGCCGCCACCCCAGCCACCGCCCTCAGGCCCGAACCCCGCCGCAGACTCCGCTGCCGACCCCCGTCCCGGGCCTGGACCCCTGGTAGTACTGTTCGGGGCCACGGCGGGTGCGCTGGGGCAGGACCTGGGCTCCGACGAGACCGACTTAATCCTCCTAGTCTGGCAAGTGGTGGAGCCGCGGAGCCGCCAG GTGGGGACATTGCATAAATCGCTGGTACGCGCCGAGGCGGCCGCGCTGAGCCCGCAGTGCCGCGAGGCGAGCGGCCTGAGCGCCGACAGCCTGGCGCGGGCCGAGCCGCTGGACAAGGTGCTGCAGCAG TTCTCACAGCTGGTGAGCGGGGATGTGGCTTTGCTGGGCGGGGGCCCCTACACGCTCTGCACTGATGGGCAGCAGCTGCTGCGACAGGTCCTGCACCCTGAGGCCTCCAGGAAG AACCTGGCGCTCCCCGACACCTTCTTCTCCTTCTACGACCTCCGCAGAGAGTTCCACGTGCAGCACCCGAGCACCCACCCTGCCAGGGACCTCACTGTGGCCACCATGGCACAGG ACTTGGGGCTGGAGACGGATGCCACAGAGGACGATTTTGGGGTGTGGGAAGTGAAGACAATGGTAGCTGTCATCCTCCACCTGCTTGATGGACCCAGCG GTCAACTGTTTTCGAAGCCCGAAGTGGTAAAGCAGAAATATGAGACAGGGCCTTG CAAGGCCGACGTGGTGGACAGCGAGACTGTGGTTCGGGCTCGTGGCCTGCCCTGGCAGTCGTCAGACCAGGACGTGGCTAGATTCTTCACAGGGCTTAATATTGCCAG GGGTGGTGTAGCACTGTGCCTCAATGCCCAGGGCCGCAGAAATGGTGAGGCCCTCATCCGTTTTGTGGACAGCGAGCAGCGGGACCTAGCACTGCAGAGACACAAGCACCACATGGGTGTCCGCTATATTGAG GTATATAAAGCAACAGGAGAGGAGTTTGTAAAGATCGCAGGGG GCACTTCACTAGAGGTGGCTCGTTTCCTGTCACGGGAAGACCAAGTGATCCTGCGGCTGCGGGGACTGCCCTTCTCGGCTGGGCCAGCAGATGTGCTAGGCTTCCTGGGGCCAGAGTGCCCAGTGACTGGGGGTGCCGATGGGCTGCTCTTTGTGCGCCACCCTGACGGCCGGCCCACTGGTGATGCCTTTGCCCTCTTCGCCTGTGAGGAGCTGGCACAGGCTGCATTACGCAGGCATAAGGGCACGCTGGGTAAGCGATACATTGAACTCTTCCGGAGCACTGCAGCCGAGGTGCAGCAG GTCCTGAACCGCTATGCCTCCAGCCCACTCCTTCCCACACTGACTGCTCCACTGCTGCCTATCCCCTTCCCACTGGCAGCTGGGACCGGGAGAGACTGTGTACGCCTTCGAGGCCTGCCCTACACAGCCACCATCGAAGACATCCTAAGCTTTCTGGGGGAGGCAGCGGCTGACATTCGGCCCCATGGTGTGCACATGGTACTCAACCAGCAG GGCCGGCCGTCGGGTGATGCCTTCATCCAGATGACATCAGCAGAGCGGGCCCTAGCTGCTGCTCAGCGTTGCCATAAGAAAGCAATGAAGGAACGCTATGTGGAGGTGGTCCCCTGCTCCACAGAGGAGATGAGCCATGTCCTAATGGGGGGCACCTTGGGCCGCAGTGGCATGTCCCCTCCACCCTGCAAGCTGCCCT GCCTCTCACCGCCCACCTACGCCACCTTCCAGGCCACCCCAACACTCATTCCCACTGAGACAGCAGCTCTGTATCCCTCTTCAGCACTGCTCCCAGCCGCCAGGGTGCCCGCTGCCCCCACCCCGGTTGCCTACTACCCAGGGCCAGCCACTCAACTCTACATGAACTACACAGCTTACTACCCCAG CCCCCCAGTCTCCCCCACCACTGTGGGCTACCTCACCACGCCCCCTGCTGCCCTGGCCTCTGCTCCCACCTCAGTGTTGTCCCAGCCAGGAGCCCTGGTCCGTATGCAGGGTGTCCCATACACAGCTGGTATGAAGGATCTGCTCAGCATCTTCCAGGCCTACCAG CTAGCCCCTGATGACTACACCAGTCTGATGCCTGTTGGTGACCCACCTCGCACTGTGCTACAGGCCCCCAAAGAATGGGTGTGTTTGTAG
- the ESRP2 gene encoding epithelial splicing regulatory protein 2 isoform X5 codes for MTPPPPQPPPSGPNPAADSAADPRPGPGPLVVLFGATAGALGQDLGSDETDLILLVWQVVEPRSRQVGTLHKSLVRAEAAALSPQCREASGLSADSLARAEPLDKVLQQFSQLVSGDVALLGGGPYTLCTDGQQLLRQVLHPEASRKNLALPDTFFSFYDLRREFHVQHPSTHPARDLTVATMAQDLGLETDATEDDFGVWEVKTMVAVILHLLDGPSGQLFSKPEVVKQKYETGPCKADVVDSETVVRARGLPWQSSDQDVARFFTGLNIARGGVALCLNAQGRRNGEALIRFVDSEQRDLALQRHKHHMGVRYIEVGLWAWERSRAELRPGKHETHGLFPQVYKATGEEFVKIAGGTSLEVARFLSREDQVILRLRGLPFSAGPADVLGFLGPECPVTGGADGLLFVRHPDGRPTGDAFALFACEELAQAALRRHKGTLGKRYIELFRSTAAEVQQVLNRYASSPLLPTLTAPLLPIPFPLAAGTGRDCVRLRGLPYTATIEDILSFLGEAAADIRPHGVHMVLNQQGRPSGDAFIQMTSAERALAAAQRCHKKAMKERYVEVVPCSTEEMSHVLMGGTLGRSGMSPPPCKLPCLSPPTYATFQATPTLIPTETAALYPSSALLPAARVPAAPTPVAYYPGPATQLYMNYTAYYPSPPVSPTTVGYLTTPPAALASAPTSVLSQPGALVRMQGVPYTAGMKDLLSIFQAYQLAPDDYTSLMPVGDPPRTVLQAPKEWVCL; via the exons ATGACTCCGCCGCCACCCCAGCCACCGCCCTCAGGCCCGAACCCCGCCGCAGACTCCGCTGCCGACCCCCGTCCCGGGCCTGGACCCCTGGTAGTACTGTTCGGGGCCACGGCGGGTGCGCTGGGGCAGGACCTGGGCTCCGACGAGACCGACTTAATCCTCCTAGTCTGGCAAGTGGTGGAGCCGCGGAGCCGCCAG GTGGGGACATTGCATAAATCGCTGGTACGCGCCGAGGCGGCCGCGCTGAGCCCGCAGTGCCGCGAGGCGAGCGGCCTGAGCGCCGACAGCCTGGCGCGGGCCGAGCCGCTGGACAAGGTGCTGCAGCAG TTCTCACAGCTGGTGAGCGGGGATGTGGCTTTGCTGGGCGGGGGCCCCTACACGCTCTGCACTGATGGGCAGCAGCTGCTGCGACAGGTCCTGCACCCTGAGGCCTCCAGGAAG AACCTGGCGCTCCCCGACACCTTCTTCTCCTTCTACGACCTCCGCAGAGAGTTCCACGTGCAGCACCCGAGCACCCACCCTGCCAGGGACCTCACTGTGGCCACCATGGCACAGG ACTTGGGGCTGGAGACGGATGCCACAGAGGACGATTTTGGGGTGTGGGAAGTGAAGACAATGGTAGCTGTCATCCTCCACCTGCTTGATGGACCCAGCG GTCAACTGTTTTCGAAGCCCGAAGTGGTAAAGCAGAAATATGAGACAGGGCCTTG CAAGGCCGACGTGGTGGACAGCGAGACTGTGGTTCGGGCTCGTGGCCTGCCCTGGCAGTCGTCAGACCAGGACGTGGCTAGATTCTTCACAGGGCTTAATATTGCCAG GGGTGGTGTAGCACTGTGCCTCAATGCCCAGGGCCGCAGAAATGGTGAGGCCCTCATCCGTTTTGTGGACAGCGAGCAGCGGGACCTAGCACTGCAGAGACACAAGCACCACATGGGTGTCCGCTATATTGAGGTGGGGCTCTGGGCTTGGGAGCGGAGCAGGGCAGAGCTGAGGCCAGGCAAGCATGAAACTCATGGGCTGTTCCCACAGGTATATAAAGCAACAGGAGAGGAGTTTGTAAAGATCGCAGGGG GCACTTCACTAGAGGTGGCTCGTTTCCTGTCACGGGAAGACCAAGTGATCCTGCGGCTGCGGGGACTGCCCTTCTCGGCTGGGCCAGCAGATGTGCTAGGCTTCCTGGGGCCAGAGTGCCCAGTGACTGGGGGTGCCGATGGGCTGCTCTTTGTGCGCCACCCTGACGGCCGGCCCACTGGTGATGCCTTTGCCCTCTTCGCCTGTGAGGAGCTGGCACAGGCTGCATTACGCAGGCATAAGGGCACGCTGGGTAAGCGATACATTGAACTCTTCCGGAGCACTGCAGCCGAGGTGCAGCAG GTCCTGAACCGCTATGCCTCCAGCCCACTCCTTCCCACACTGACTGCTCCACTGCTGCCTATCCCCTTCCCACTGGCAGCTGGGACCGGGAGAGACTGTGTACGCCTTCGAGGCCTGCCCTACACAGCCACCATCGAAGACATCCTAAGCTTTCTGGGGGAGGCAGCGGCTGACATTCGGCCCCATGGTGTGCACATGGTACTCAACCAGCAG GGCCGGCCGTCGGGTGATGCCTTCATCCAGATGACATCAGCAGAGCGGGCCCTAGCTGCTGCTCAGCGTTGCCATAAGAAAGCAATGAAGGAACGCTATGTGGAGGTGGTCCCCTGCTCCACAGAGGAGATGAGCCATGTCCTAATGGGGGGCACCTTGGGCCGCAGTGGCATGTCCCCTCCACCCTGCAAGCTGCCCT GCCTCTCACCGCCCACCTACGCCACCTTCCAGGCCACCCCAACACTCATTCCCACTGAGACAGCAGCTCTGTATCCCTCTTCAGCACTGCTCCCAGCCGCCAGGGTGCCCGCTGCCCCCACCCCGGTTGCCTACTACCCAGGGCCAGCCACTCAACTCTACATGAACTACACAGCTTACTACCCCAG CCCCCCAGTCTCCCCCACCACTGTGGGCTACCTCACCACGCCCCCTGCTGCCCTGGCCTCTGCTCCCACCTCAGTGTTGTCCCAGCCAGGAGCCCTGGTCCGTATGCAGGGTGTCCCATACACAGCTGGTATGAAGGATCTGCTCAGCATCTTCCAGGCCTACCAG CTAGCCCCTGATGACTACACCAGTCTGATGCCTGTTGGTGACCCACCTCGCACTGTGCTACAGGCCCCCAAAGAATGGGTGTGTTTGTAG